One Nonomuraea angiospora DNA segment encodes these proteins:
- a CDS encoding ATP-binding protein, with protein sequence MSTPLASWTFSAQARSVSRARHAVRAQLAEWGLQQACEYAELLVSELVTNAVRHARGLVRMSLSAADGLLRCEVEDSSPVPPTLRAASLEDEGSRGLLLVEVLSSGWGSVPTGRGKLVWFEVPVRMPARAHG encoded by the coding sequence GTGAGCACCCCCCTGGCGTCGTGGACGTTCAGCGCCCAGGCGCGTTCGGTGAGCCGGGCCCGGCACGCCGTGCGCGCCCAGCTCGCGGAGTGGGGGCTGCAGCAGGCGTGTGAATACGCCGAGCTGCTGGTCAGCGAGCTGGTCACCAACGCGGTCCGGCACGCGCGGGGCCTGGTGCGGATGAGCCTGTCGGCGGCCGACGGGCTGTTGCGCTGTGAGGTGGAGGACTCCAGCCCGGTGCCGCCGACCCTGCGCGCCGCCTCCCTCGAGGACGAGGGTTCGCGTGGGCTGCTGCTGGTGGAGGTGCTGTCGTCCGGCTGGGGCAGCGTTCCCACGGGCCGGGGCAAGCTCGTGTGGTTCGAGGTGCCCGTACGGATGCCGGCGCGGGCCCATGGGTGA
- a CDS encoding DUF5999 family protein: MCTHQPPCPPADSAAHQAARLVAYHPEQGWGLLCNGVVFFDDTGELLPDGRSVVPATVLERAA; this comes from the coding sequence ATGTGCACGCACCAGCCTCCCTGTCCTCCGGCGGACTCCGCCGCTCACCAGGCCGCGCGCCTGGTCGCCTACCACCCCGAGCAGGGATGGGGACTGCTGTGCAACGGGGTGGTCTTCTTCGACGACACCGGCGAGCTGCTGCCCGACGGCCGTAGCGTCGTCCCGGCGACGGTCCTGGAGCGGGCCGCGTGA
- a CDS encoding MerR family transcriptional regulator, whose protein sequence is MLVGVDEELLPIGQFARLGRLSVKQLRHYDELGLLRPARVDAVTGYRYYRASQARVALSIALLRSLDVPLAVVGEVLSGGAGALAGVREDLEAELARRRRTLASLERVMAEGLPSVPVRVVEEPARRVVVAREWAAGPEDVGRATSAALSRLRGPAGPVRLIGLFPLDWGEVFEVEGARVLGDGEGGGGAPVRVLPGGRFACATHVGPYDQMSLTAHAVLAWCGERRVAVRGPVREVYVSDPAVTSPDCLVTQLMICLEES, encoded by the coding sequence ATGCTGGTGGGCGTGGACGAGGAGTTGCTGCCGATCGGGCAGTTCGCCCGGTTGGGGCGGTTGAGTGTGAAGCAGTTGCGTCACTATGACGAGCTGGGGTTGTTGCGGCCGGCGCGGGTGGACGCGGTGACGGGTTACCGGTATTACCGGGCGTCGCAGGCTCGGGTGGCGTTGTCGATCGCGTTGCTGCGGTCGTTGGATGTGCCGCTGGCGGTGGTGGGCGAGGTGTTGTCGGGTGGGGCGGGGGCGCTCGCGGGGGTCAGGGAGGATCTGGAGGCGGAGTTGGCGCGGCGGCGTCGTACGCTCGCGTCGCTGGAGCGGGTGATGGCGGAGGGGTTGCCGTCGGTGCCGGTGCGGGTGGTGGAGGAGCCGGCGCGGCGGGTGGTGGTGGCGAGGGAGTGGGCGGCGGGTCCGGAGGATGTGGGGCGGGCGACGTCGGCGGCGCTGTCGCGGTTGCGGGGTCCCGCCGGGCCGGTTCGGTTGATCGGGTTGTTTCCGTTGGATTGGGGTGAGGTGTTCGAGGTGGAGGGGGCGCGGGTGCTGGGGGATGGGGAGGGTGGTGGGGGTGCGCCGGTGCGGGTGTTGCCGGGGGGCAGGTTCGCTTGTGCGACGCATGTGGGGCCTTATGACCAGATGTCGTTGACGGCGCATGCGGTGCTGGCCTGGTGTGGCGAGCGCCGGGTTGCGGTTCGGGGGCCGGTTCGTGAGGTGTACGTGTCGGATCCGGCCGTGACCTCGCCTGATTGTCTTGTCACGCAGTTGATGATCTGTTTGGAGGAGTCGTGA
- a CDS encoding ArsR/SmtB family transcription factor, translating to MRFDVLAEPTRRHILDLLLQRPRSVTELTTHLGLTQPGTSKHLRVLREAGLVTVRKDAQRRWYELRPAPLAEIDAWLTPYRKLWNHSLDRLEHHLDTMEDDQ from the coding sequence ATGCGCTTCGACGTGCTCGCAGAACCCACCCGCCGCCACATCCTCGACCTACTCCTCCAACGCCCCCGCTCCGTCACCGAACTCACCACCCACCTCGGCCTCACCCAACCCGGCACCTCCAAACACCTCCGAGTCCTCCGCGAAGCCGGCCTCGTCACCGTCCGCAAAGACGCCCAACGCCGCTGGTACGAACTCCGCCCCGCCCCCCTCGCCGAAATCGACGCCTGGCTCACCCCCTACCGCAAACTCTGGAACCACAGCCTCGACCGCCTCGAACACCACCTCGACACCATGGAAGACGACCAATGA
- a CDS encoding SRPBCC domain-containing protein — MNENLTIHPDGRTTLRMQRRLPHPPEKIWRAITQPQHLAHWFPATITIDGDRISYGFGPDGHITENNPPHTYAHTWGDDELRWEIHPDGPHASILTLTHTFTDHHGAASFASGWHTCLSALLHHLDQRPTQQPADKQPAEFARLHEDYIAILGLVPATAENGDVRVERQLTRPAEDIWHLLNGDDATPGDPPPAPFTAAGLQPGPVTRTESAKLLEYDTPTGPVRWELTQGTGQGARLIVTHTGDTTTLDAWRIRVEELASALVEL, encoded by the coding sequence ATGAACGAAAACCTCACCATCCACCCCGACGGCCGCACCACCCTGCGCATGCAACGCCGCCTCCCCCACCCACCCGAAAAGATCTGGCGCGCCATCACCCAGCCCCAACACCTCGCCCACTGGTTCCCCGCCACCATCACCATCGACGGCGACCGCATCAGCTACGGCTTCGGACCCGACGGCCACATCACCGAGAACAACCCACCCCACACCTACGCCCACACCTGGGGCGACGACGAACTCCGCTGGGAAATCCACCCCGACGGCCCCCACGCCAGCATCCTCACCCTCACCCACACCTTCACCGACCACCACGGCGCCGCCAGCTTCGCCTCCGGCTGGCACACCTGCCTCAGCGCCCTGCTCCACCACCTCGATCAGCGCCCCACCCAGCAACCCGCCGACAAACAACCCGCCGAATTCGCCCGGCTCCACGAGGACTACATCGCCATCCTCGGCCTCGTCCCCGCCACCGCCGAAAACGGCGACGTACGCGTCGAACGCCAGCTCACCCGCCCCGCCGAAGACATCTGGCACCTGCTCAACGGCGACGACGCCACCCCCGGCGACCCCCCGCCCGCCCCCTTCACCGCAGCCGGCCTCCAGCCCGGCCCGGTCACCCGCACCGAGAGCGCCAAACTCCTCGAGTACGACACCCCGACCGGCCCCGTCCGCTGGGAGCTCACCCAGGGCACCGGCCAGGGCGCCCGGCTCATCGTCACCCACACCGGCGACACCACCACCCTCGACGCCTGGCGCATCCGCGTCGAGGAGCTGGCCTCCGCCCTGGTGGAGTTGTGA
- a CDS encoding DUF4037 domain-containing protein, which translates to MSRAFYGEVVAPLVSGVAHSAALIGPGSEVLEFDTARSTDHDWGPRVLVFVAPGTAPEVREKVVAGLPERFGGFPTVFGYHGSVQPGVAVTELGPWLVERLGFDPRAGVSLLDWLSAPWQSLAEVTRGEVFHDGLEAAVPGGGLEAARAALRWYPEDVWRYVLACQWRRIAQEESFPGRCGEVGDELGSAVVGARLAREVMRLALLLRRRYPPYAKWLGSALARMPGSTELGECLGAALAARSWRERQQGLSGAYARVAALQNRVGLAERLDERVRGFFDRPFEVIGGDRFVQVLLESVSDPVIRGLPVVGCVDQLSDSTDLLVAPGRARAVTAAALGLEA; encoded by the coding sequence TTGTCCCGCGCCTTCTACGGCGAGGTGGTGGCGCCTTTGGTGTCCGGGGTCGCGCACAGTGCCGCGTTGATCGGGCCGGGGTCGGAGGTGCTGGAGTTCGACACGGCCCGCTCGACCGACCATGACTGGGGGCCGCGGGTGCTGGTGTTCGTGGCGCCCGGGACGGCGCCCGAGGTGCGGGAGAAGGTGGTGGCGGGCCTGCCGGAGCGTTTCGGCGGTTTTCCGACCGTGTTCGGTTACCACGGCAGCGTGCAGCCCGGGGTGGCGGTGACGGAGCTGGGGCCGTGGCTGGTGGAGCGGCTGGGGTTCGATCCGCGGGCGGGGGTGTCGCTGCTGGACTGGTTGTCGGCGCCGTGGCAGAGCCTGGCCGAGGTGACGCGGGGCGAGGTGTTCCACGACGGGCTGGAGGCCGCCGTTCCCGGGGGCGGGCTGGAGGCGGCCCGGGCGGCGTTGCGCTGGTATCCGGAGGATGTGTGGCGGTATGTGCTGGCGTGTCAGTGGCGGCGGATCGCCCAGGAGGAGTCGTTCCCGGGCCGGTGCGGTGAGGTGGGCGATGAGCTGGGCTCGGCCGTGGTGGGGGCGCGGCTGGCGCGGGAGGTGATGCGGCTGGCGCTGCTGTTGCGGCGGCGCTACCCGCCGTACGCGAAATGGCTCGGCAGCGCGCTGGCGCGCATGCCGGGCTCGACGGAGCTGGGGGAGTGCCTGGGGGCGGCGCTGGCGGCGCGCTCCTGGCGGGAACGGCAGCAGGGGCTGTCGGGGGCGTACGCGCGGGTGGCGGCGCTGCAGAACCGGGTGGGGCTGGCCGAGCGGCTGGATGAGCGGGTGCGGGGGTTCTTCGACCGGCCGTTCGAGGTGATCGGCGGGGACCGGTTCGTGCAGGTGCTGCTGGAGTCGGTGTCGGACCCGGTGATCAGGGGGTTGCCGGTGGTGGGGTGCGTGGATCAGCTGTCGGATTCCACGGACCTGCTGGTGGCGCCGGGGCGGGCGCGGGCGGTGACTGCGGCGGCTCTCGGCCTCGAAGCTTAG
- a CDS encoding GNAT family N-acetyltransferase translates to MVIRELRDDAEVRAACGDDDLLVWAAQGLRGGARAWALGGAVVAAGPGASRRDRLGVWGALPDAVELVRYALAELGPSYRPFGELELVRQVTAKLDGLRESGTFSSMSLPALHDPAPDGVGWLEPEAEAEVAALLAADAPDSYAVPGLAGVRRWAGVRVGGELAAVAADAWPAPSVGLLAGVATKAGMRGRGLADRVCRWASAELLAAYGRAALMVDDDNVAAITVYERIGYRRRRVMASRVAG, encoded by the coding sequence GTGGTGATACGGGAGTTACGCGACGACGCCGAGGTGCGCGCCGCGTGCGGTGACGACGACCTGCTGGTGTGGGCGGCGCAAGGGCTGCGCGGTGGAGCGCGGGCGTGGGCGTTGGGCGGGGCAGTGGTGGCCGCCGGCCCTGGGGCCTCGCGCCGCGACCGGCTGGGCGTGTGGGGTGCGCTGCCGGACGCGGTGGAGCTGGTCCGGTACGCGCTGGCCGAGCTGGGCCCCTCCTACCGGCCGTTCGGGGAGCTGGAGCTGGTACGCCAGGTGACGGCCAAGCTCGACGGTCTGCGCGAGTCCGGGACGTTCTCCTCGATGAGCCTGCCGGCGCTGCACGACCCGGCCCCGGATGGGGTGGGCTGGCTGGAGCCGGAGGCCGAGGCCGAGGTGGCGGCGCTGCTGGCGGCCGATGCGCCCGACTCGTACGCGGTGCCCGGCCTCGCCGGGGTGCGCCGGTGGGCCGGGGTACGCGTCGGCGGCGAGCTGGCGGCGGTGGCGGCCGACGCCTGGCCGGCGCCCAGCGTGGGGCTGCTGGCCGGGGTGGCGACCAAGGCGGGCATGCGGGGGCGTGGGCTGGCCGATCGGGTGTGCCGGTGGGCGTCGGCGGAGCTGCTGGCCGCCTACGGGCGGGCGGCGCTGATGGTCGACGATGACAACGTGGCGGCCATCACGGTCTATGAGCGGATCGGCTACCGGCGCAGGCGGGTGATGGCCTCTCGCGTCGCCGGATGA
- the purB gene encoding adenylosuccinate lyase, which translates to MTSKPRIPNVLASRYASPELARLWSPEYKIIAERRLWLAVLRAQAELGVAVPEGAVDDYEKVVEQVDVDSIAARERVTRHDVKARIEEFNALAGHEQVHKGMTSRDLTENVEQLQIRDSLLLVRDRVVALLGRLASLAEEHKATVVAGRSHNVAAQATTLGKRFASAADELLVAYRRLEELIGRYPLRGIKGPVGTAQDMLDLLGGDLGKLAELEEKVAAHLGFAHRFTSVGQVYPRSLDFEVVTALVQLAAAPSSLAKTIRLMAGHELVTEGFKEGQVGSSAMPHKMNTRSCERVNGLAVVLRGYASMAGELAGDQWNEGDVSCSVVRRVALPDAFFAFDGLVETMLTVLDEFGAFPAVIAAELDRYLPFLATTKMLMAAVRAGVGRESAHELIKEHAVGAALAMRSRGAGNELLDLLAADTRFPLDRARLEALLADQVSFTGAAADQVEAVTRQVGEVVAAHPEAAAYRPGAIL; encoded by the coding sequence GTGACGTCCAAGCCGCGTATCCCGAATGTCCTGGCCTCGCGTTATGCCTCGCCGGAGCTGGCCCGCCTGTGGTCCCCCGAATACAAGATCATCGCTGAGCGGCGGTTGTGGCTGGCGGTGCTGCGGGCGCAGGCCGAGCTGGGCGTGGCCGTCCCGGAGGGCGCGGTCGACGACTACGAGAAGGTGGTCGAGCAGGTCGACGTCGACTCGATCGCGGCGCGTGAGCGGGTGACGCGGCACGACGTGAAGGCGCGCATCGAGGAGTTCAACGCGCTGGCCGGGCACGAGCAGGTGCACAAGGGGATGACCTCGCGCGACCTGACCGAGAACGTCGAGCAGCTGCAGATCCGCGACAGCCTGCTGCTGGTGCGTGACCGGGTGGTGGCGTTGCTGGGGCGCCTGGCGTCGCTGGCCGAGGAGCACAAGGCGACGGTGGTCGCCGGGCGTTCGCACAACGTGGCGGCGCAGGCGACCACGCTGGGCAAGCGTTTCGCGTCGGCGGCCGATGAGCTGCTGGTGGCCTACCGGCGGCTGGAGGAGCTGATCGGCCGCTACCCGCTGCGCGGGATCAAGGGACCGGTGGGCACCGCGCAGGACATGCTCGACCTGCTGGGCGGCGACCTGGGCAAGCTGGCCGAGCTGGAGGAGAAGGTGGCCGCGCACCTGGGGTTCGCGCACCGTTTCACCAGCGTGGGGCAGGTTTATCCGCGTTCGCTGGATTTTGAGGTGGTGACGGCGCTGGTGCAGCTGGCGGCGGCGCCGTCGTCGCTGGCCAAGACGATCCGGCTGATGGCCGGGCACGAGCTGGTCACCGAGGGGTTCAAGGAGGGGCAGGTCGGCTCGTCGGCGATGCCCCACAAGATGAACACCCGCTCCTGCGAGCGGGTCAACGGCCTGGCCGTGGTGCTGCGGGGCTACGCCTCGATGGCGGGCGAGCTGGCGGGCGACCAGTGGAACGAGGGCGACGTGTCGTGCTCGGTGGTGCGCCGGGTGGCGCTGCCGGACGCGTTCTTCGCCTTCGACGGGCTGGTGGAGACGATGCTGACGGTGCTGGACGAGTTCGGCGCCTTCCCGGCGGTCATCGCCGCGGAGCTGGACCGCTATCTGCCGTTCCTGGCCACGACGAAGATGCTCATGGCGGCGGTGCGGGCCGGGGTGGGCCGGGAGAGCGCGCACGAGCTGATCAAGGAGCACGCGGTGGGGGCGGCGCTGGCGATGCGCTCGCGCGGCGCCGGCAACGAGCTGCTCGACCTGCTGGCGGCCGACACGCGCTTCCCGCTGGACCGGGCCCGGCTGGAGGCGCTGCTGGCCGACCAGGTGTCGTTCACCGGGGCGGCCGCCGACCAGGTGGAGGCCGTCACGCGGCAGGTGGGCGAGGTCGTGGCGGCGCACCCGGAGGCGGCGGCCTACCGGCCCGGCGCCATCCTGTGA
- a CDS encoding ATP-binding cassette domain-containing protein — protein MSKATRTDPQSPAPHVADSHDLIRVHGARENNLKDVSIEIPKRRLTVFTGVSGSGKSSLVFNTIAAESQRMINETYSTFVQGFMPTLARPEVDVLDGLTTAIIVDQQRMGADPRSTVGTATDANAMLRILFSRLGRPHIGSPNAFSFNVPSVRASGAITVERGAKKTEVQTYTRTGGMCTRCEGRGAVSDIDLTQLYDDSKSLAEGAFTIPGWKSDSFFTVRVYAESGLLDPDKPIRDFTKKEMQDFLYREPTKVKVEGVNLTFEGLIPKIQKSFLSKDREAMQPHIREFVDRAVTFTTCPECDGTRLSEAARSSRINGVNIADACRMQISDLAEWIRGLEEPSVAPLLATLLRTLESFVEIGLGYLSLERPAGTLSGGEAQRVKMIRHLGSSLTDTTYVFDEPTIGLHPHDIQRMNDLLRRLRDKGNTVLVVEHKPEAIAIADHVVDLGPGAGTAGGTVCFEGTVEGLRASGTVTGRHLDDRAALKESVRKPTGTLEIRGASANNLRDVDVDIPLGVLAVVTGVAGSGKSSLVHGSIPAGAGVVSIDQGAIRGSRRSNPATYTGLLDPIRKAFAKANGVKPALFSANSEGACPACNGAGVIFTDLAMMAGVSTVCEECDGKRFQASVLEHRLGGRDISEVLAMPVAEAEEFFGAGEARTPAAHAILGRLADVGLGYLSLGQPLTTLSGGERQRLKLATRMADKGGVYVLDEPTTGLHLADVEQLLGLLDRLVDSGKSVIVIEHHQAVMAHADWIIDLGPGAGHDGGRIVFEGTPADLVAARSTLTGEHLAAYVGA, from the coding sequence ATGAGCAAGGCCACGAGGACGGACCCGCAGTCGCCTGCGCCGCACGTTGCCGACAGCCACGATCTGATCCGCGTGCACGGCGCGCGCGAGAACAACCTCAAGGACGTGAGCATCGAGATCCCGAAGCGCCGGCTGACGGTGTTCACCGGCGTCTCCGGTTCGGGCAAGAGCTCGCTGGTGTTCAACACGATCGCCGCGGAGTCGCAGCGGATGATCAATGAGACGTACAGCACCTTCGTGCAGGGTTTCATGCCGACGCTGGCGCGGCCCGAGGTGGACGTGCTGGACGGGCTGACCACCGCGATCATCGTGGACCAGCAGCGCATGGGCGCCGACCCCCGCTCCACGGTGGGCACCGCCACCGACGCCAACGCGATGCTGCGCATCCTGTTCAGCCGGCTCGGGCGGCCGCACATCGGCTCGCCCAACGCCTTCTCCTTCAACGTCCCGTCGGTACGGGCCAGCGGCGCGATCACCGTCGAGCGCGGCGCCAAGAAGACGGAGGTGCAGACCTACACCCGCACCGGCGGCATGTGCACGCGCTGCGAGGGCCGGGGCGCGGTCTCCGACATCGATCTCACCCAGCTCTACGACGACTCCAAGTCGCTGGCCGAGGGCGCGTTCACCATTCCCGGCTGGAAGTCCGACAGCTTCTTCACCGTGCGGGTCTACGCCGAGTCCGGCCTGCTCGACCCGGACAAGCCGATCCGCGACTTCACCAAGAAGGAGATGCAGGACTTCCTCTACCGGGAGCCGACCAAGGTGAAGGTCGAGGGCGTGAACCTCACCTTCGAGGGGCTGATCCCGAAGATTCAGAAGTCGTTCCTGTCCAAGGACCGGGAGGCGATGCAGCCGCACATCCGGGAGTTCGTGGACCGGGCGGTGACCTTCACCACCTGCCCCGAGTGCGACGGCACCCGGCTCAGCGAGGCGGCCCGTTCCTCGCGGATCAACGGTGTCAACATCGCCGACGCGTGCAGGATGCAGATCAGCGATCTGGCCGAATGGATTCGCGGCCTCGAGGAGCCGTCGGTGGCGCCGCTGCTGGCGACGCTGCTGCGGACTCTGGAGTCGTTCGTGGAGATCGGGCTGGGCTACCTGTCGCTGGAGCGGCCGGCGGGCACGCTGTCGGGCGGCGAGGCGCAGCGGGTCAAGATGATCCGCCACCTGGGCTCCTCGCTCACCGACACCACCTACGTCTTCGACGAGCCCACGATCGGCCTGCACCCGCACGACATCCAGCGGATGAACGACCTGCTGCGCCGGCTGCGGGACAAGGGCAACACGGTGCTCGTCGTGGAGCACAAGCCGGAGGCGATCGCGATCGCCGACCACGTCGTGGACCTGGGCCCCGGCGCCGGTACGGCGGGTGGCACCGTCTGCTTCGAGGGCACCGTCGAGGGGCTGCGGGCCAGCGGCACCGTCACCGGGCGTCACCTCGACGACCGGGCCGCGCTCAAGGAGAGCGTGCGCAAGCCGACCGGGACGCTGGAGATCCGCGGCGCGAGCGCGAACAACCTGCGTGACGTCGACGTCGACATCCCTCTGGGGGTGCTGGCCGTCGTCACCGGGGTCGCGGGCTCCGGCAAGAGCTCGCTGGTGCACGGGTCGATCCCGGCCGGCGCGGGCGTGGTGTCGATCGACCAGGGCGCGATCCGGGGCTCGCGGCGGAGCAATCCGGCGACCTACACCGGGCTGCTCGACCCGATCCGCAAGGCGTTCGCGAAGGCCAACGGCGTGAAGCCGGCGCTGTTCAGCGCCAACTCCGAGGGCGCCTGCCCCGCCTGCAACGGCGCCGGCGTCATCTTCACCGACCTGGCGATGATGGCGGGCGTCTCCACCGTGTGCGAGGAGTGCGACGGCAAGCGGTTCCAGGCCTCGGTGCTGGAGCACCGCCTGGGCGGCCGCGACATCAGCGAGGTGCTGGCGATGCCGGTGGCCGAGGCCGAGGAGTTCTTCGGCGCCGGCGAGGCGCGTACGCCGGCCGCGCACGCCATCCTCGGCCGGCTCGCCGACGTCGGGCTCGGCTACCTGAGTCTCGGCCAGCCGCTCACCACGCTGTCGGGCGGCGAGCGGCAGCGGCTCAAGCTGGCCACCCGCATGGCCGACAAGGGCGGCGTCTACGTGCTGGACGAGCCGACGACCGGCCTGCACCTGGCGGACGTGGAGCAGTTGCTCGGCCTGCTGGACCGGCTGGTCGACTCCGGCAAGTCGGTCATCGTCATCGAGCACCACCAGGCGGTCATGGCGCACGCCGACTGGATCATCGATCTCGGCCCGGGCGCCGGTCACGACGGCGGCCGGATCGTGTTCGAGGGCACGCCCGCCGATCTGGTCGCGGCCCGCTCCACCCTTACCGGTGAGCACCTGGCGGCCTACGTCGGAGCATGA
- a CDS encoding VOC family protein, translating into MSDSSTQGIKTVLHPVSDLAKAKAVYAALLGVEPVADGPYYVGFEAAGQHIGLVPAGGPQAMASPVAYWHVPDIEAKLAEVTAAGATVKEPVRDVGGGRLVATVTDVDGNVLGLLQDR; encoded by the coding sequence ATGAGCGACTCTTCCACCCAGGGGATCAAGACGGTGCTGCACCCGGTGTCGGACCTGGCGAAGGCCAAGGCGGTGTACGCGGCCCTGCTGGGCGTCGAGCCGGTGGCCGACGGGCCCTACTACGTCGGGTTCGAGGCCGCGGGCCAGCACATCGGGCTGGTGCCGGCCGGGGGTCCGCAGGCGATGGCCTCGCCGGTGGCCTACTGGCACGTGCCGGACATCGAGGCGAAGCTGGCCGAGGTGACCGCGGCCGGCGCCACGGTGAAGGAGCCCGTGCGTGACGTCGGCGGCGGGCGGCTGGTGGCCACCGTGACCGACGTCGACGGCAACGTTCTGGGGCTGCTTCAGGACCGGTGA
- a CDS encoding helix-turn-helix transcriptional regulator translates to MDRDYAEPLDVPALARDALMSPGHFSRSFRTAFGETPYSYLMTRRIERAKALLRRGDLSVTEVCFAVGCTSLGSFSTRFTQLVGESPSAYRARDHDHAADIPACMAKIYTRPVRNGEASPTSPP, encoded by the coding sequence ATGGACCGCGACTACGCCGAGCCCCTCGACGTCCCCGCGCTGGCGCGCGACGCCCTGATGTCACCGGGCCACTTCTCCCGCAGCTTCCGCACCGCGTTCGGCGAGACGCCCTACAGCTACCTGATGACCCGCCGCATCGAACGGGCCAAAGCCCTCCTGCGACGCGGCGACCTGTCCGTCACCGAGGTCTGCTTCGCGGTCGGCTGTACGTCACTCGGCTCCTTCAGCACCCGCTTCACCCAACTGGTCGGCGAGAGCCCGAGCGCCTACCGGGCCCGCGACCACGACCACGCCGCCGACATCCCCGCCTGCATGGCCAAGATCTACACGCGACCCGTCAGGAACGGAGAAGCGAGCCCCACCTCTCCCCCATAG
- a CDS encoding VOC family protein gives MDIKLSTCFIAVDDHDKALAFYCDVLGLEVRNDVSYEGMRWVTVGSPSQPDVDIVLEPPLADPNASPADKQVIAELMAKGLLRGIIFTTDDCDATFERISAAGGEVLQEPMDQFYGVRDCAFRDPAGNMLRFNQTLHK, from the coding sequence ATGGACATCAAGCTCTCCACCTGCTTCATCGCCGTCGACGACCACGACAAGGCGCTCGCCTTCTACTGCGACGTCCTCGGCCTCGAGGTGCGCAACGACGTCAGCTACGAGGGGATGCGCTGGGTGACCGTCGGGTCGCCCTCCCAGCCGGACGTGGACATCGTCCTCGAACCACCCCTCGCCGACCCCAACGCCTCACCGGCCGACAAACAGGTCATAGCCGAGCTGATGGCCAAGGGCCTGCTGCGCGGCATCATCTTCACCACCGACGACTGCGACGCCACCTTCGAACGCATCAGCGCCGCGGGCGGCGAGGTGCTGCAGGAGCCGATGGACCAGTTCTACGGCGTCCGCGACTGCGCCTTCCGCGACCCCGCCGGCAACATGCTGCGCTTCAACCAGACCCTCCACAAGTGA
- a CDS encoding methyltransferase, with the protein MTSDDTALDGAAAWRALTPLMDLMTPMALRVAVTLRLPDLVDEHGCDLDDLADRAGADPDALGRVLRHLVGRGVFAEPKPGTFATNGTAALLRRDHPSAAWRWLDLDGFGGRMDLAFTGLQDTVRTGLPAWPAVFGAPFWDHLDADPELSASFDATMAVNAGGRELAEGYDWQALSRVADVGGGTGKLLAELLLRHDGLRGVLIDLPDTVSRARRYLAERGLADRCETVGRSFFDELPAGADAYVLNRVLHDWADAEATAILRRCAAAAGRHGRVLILESPSTSEVDPAMFAEMNLRMLVLTGGRERTVDDYRTLAAAAGLRVAAVHDLPPRHTVIECVPDGDGVRRA; encoded by the coding sequence ATGACGAGCGACGACACCGCCCTGGACGGGGCCGCCGCCTGGCGGGCCCTGACGCCGCTGATGGACCTGATGACCCCCATGGCACTGCGGGTGGCCGTGACCCTGCGGCTGCCCGATCTGGTGGACGAGCACGGCTGCGACCTCGACGACCTGGCCGACCGCGCCGGCGCCGATCCCGACGCGCTGGGCCGGGTGCTGCGCCACCTCGTCGGCCGCGGCGTGTTCGCCGAACCGAAGCCCGGCACGTTCGCGACGAACGGGACCGCCGCCCTGCTGCGCCGCGACCACCCGTCCGCGGCGTGGCGGTGGCTGGACCTGGACGGGTTCGGCGGCCGGATGGACCTGGCCTTCACCGGCCTGCAGGACACGGTCAGGACCGGCCTGCCCGCCTGGCCCGCCGTCTTCGGCGCCCCGTTCTGGGACCATCTCGACGCCGACCCCGAGCTGAGCGCCTCTTTCGACGCGACGATGGCCGTCAACGCCGGGGGCCGCGAGCTGGCGGAAGGCTACGACTGGCAGGCGCTGAGCCGGGTGGCCGACGTCGGCGGCGGCACCGGGAAGCTGCTGGCCGAACTGCTGCTGCGGCACGACGGCCTGCGGGGCGTGCTCATCGACCTGCCGGACACCGTCTCCCGCGCGCGGCGCTACCTGGCCGAGCGCGGGCTGGCGGACCGGTGCGAGACGGTCGGGCGCAGCTTCTTCGACGAACTGCCCGCCGGCGCCGACGCGTACGTGCTCAACCGGGTGCTGCACGACTGGGCCGACGCCGAGGCGACCGCCATCCTGCGCCGCTGCGCCGCCGCGGCGGGCCGGCACGGGCGGGTGCTGATCCTGGAGTCGCCCAGCACCTCGGAGGTCGATCCGGCCATGTTCGCGGAGATGAACCTGCGGATGCTGGTCCTGACCGGCGGCCGGGAACGCACCGTCGACGACTACCGGACGCTGGCCGCGGCCGCCGGGCTGCGGGTCGCCGCCGTACACGACCTCCCACCGCGGCACACCGTCATCGAGTGCGTCCCCGACGGCGACGGGGTCAGGCGCGCTTAG